taaaaatgtggtcaacttaaaacagcttataagctaaaataaaaaaaaacacccctatcccagcttttaacttttggcttaaaataagttttttttaacttaaaataagttattttgagtattgtcaaacagctaaataagtcaaaaaccagcttttaagtcagtttgaccagtttttaagctgaaccaaacaggctctaacatctataatttattttaaactacaaatttcaaaaaaatctttctttatTACTTAAACTTTGTATCAATTCGACTAAGGGAGCATtaaaaatctcaatatttacaacTCCCTCTTCTctgtattattaataataataaaactaaatcCTTTTGTTTCTTGTTTCTATTGTTTATCAATCAGAAGCCTTCCATTTGTTGTCACAAGAAGgacaaacaatttaaaaatcttAACAAGGTGAAAGAAACTTCATATAAATACCACTTCATACCAACCTAAGTTCAGCATAAGAGCATTCACAAATCCACGACTTAAATTCACAATTCATCGTGTTTTGtgattgtatttatatatatacactaacACTAACACTCGTGCGATGGCTAGGAAAAGAAGGGCGAGTGAGGCACTTGGTGAAAAAATCCGTGATGGTGATCAAGGGAATGTGGTCTGGGACGAAATGGTAAAGGAAACTGGTGTTGCAGCTGCGCTTGGTGGAGCGCGGCGAGCACGGAAGAGATTTGTGGGTGTTAGACAGAGGCCATCAGGTAGATGGGTAGCTGAAATTAAAGACACTATACAAAAAATAAGGGTGTGGTTAGGTACCTTTGACACAGCTGAAGAAGCAGCAAGGGCATATGATGAAGCTGCTTGTTTACTTCGTGGAGCCAATACTCGCACGAATTTCTGGCCCtgttcttcatcttcttcttctactccGGCTCTTCCTTCGAAAATCAGTAATCTTCTTATTAATAGGCTCAAAGCTAGAAATAATTCCTTAGCCGCCGCCGCTGCTGCAGCagctgcttcttcttcttcttctgattCTTCTGAGCCTGTGGAAATTCATGATCAGGACAAACATGGAGAAGaattcaaagaagaagaagcttATTTTTCGGATTCGCAGTATATGGAGTATCTCAAAGATCCCGAAGATGTGATTACTGAAAACAACATGATCAGTAATATGAGTGCAAATAACGTAAGCAATTTCACAAACACGTTGGAGGCATGCTTGAGTGACAACGATTATAGTGTAATTCAGCCTGTGAAAAGCGATGAAAACTCGATTAATAATATGATGAAAGTATACTCAGAAGAAGAGATTGAAGAGGTAGGAGATGTAGAGGTAGAGCCAATTGACTTTCAATTTGTTGACGAAATTGGATCATCATGTTACTATTCAGCATTTGAAGAGATGAATTCATCAGAGACAATGGAAGAGGGGATTATTTATGGAGACGAGCCATCGATGCTAAGTGAAGCAATGAGGAGGATGAATTACGAGAGGAAGTTCTCAGCATCGCTTTATGCTTTCAACGGAATAACAGAATGCTTAAAATTGAAGCTGAAATCCGGAGTTATGCAGAGAGAAGGATGTGAACAAATAAGCAGATTGAGAAACGCATGCAAAAGGAACCGCAACAACGAGGaggaagaggaaaagaaaattcataagAAGGATAGTGAGTACAGTTCAGAAAGTCCATCAGAGACCGGACCATCACCAGAAACTGGATCATCTTCTTCCACAATTTCCGACGAAACTACTTATGATAGTGAATTGTCCCTCTGGAGCTCAATTGATCTACCACCAATCTGCGCATTTTTTGCTTAGAAAAAAAAACCGTTTTCTTTGTTTCTGTTATTTTCAGTATGTTATTGTTGCATCACGCAACTTTTGTTTTCACAGGGTGAAGATGAAGATTACTCTGTGttctccttcattttttttttatcaagatcAGTACATCTTGGTCTAAAACTAGTGACTTTAACTTAGAAATATGAGTTTGGACTGTGGAATGACTACTTGTTGTCCAACTTTTGATctcttcaaaattgaattatgcTGTTGAATTTACGGAAATAAAAGCAGGAAGGATACTATAACAAGCAGCTTCTTTTAGTACCAATTTATCGTGATACGTTTATATTATAGTTttgcaataataataatttgctacaacaagtaaaaaatattccGGCAAATCATACTATATTTGATTGTATTGACGTAAATAGGAAACTA
This window of the Solanum pennellii chromosome 2, SPENNV200 genome carries:
- the LOC107010541 gene encoding ethylene-responsive transcription factor ERN1-like gives rise to the protein MARKRRASEALGEKIRDGDQGNVVWDEMVKETGVAAALGGARRARKRFVGVRQRPSGRWVAEIKDTIQKIRVWLGTFDTAEEAARAYDEAACLLRGANTRTNFWPCSSSSSSTPALPSKISNLLINRLKARNNSLAAAAAAAAASSSSSDSSEPVEIHDQDKHGEEFKEEEAYFSDSQYMEYLKDPEDVITENNMISNMSANNVSNFTNTLEACLSDNDYSVIQPVKSDENSINNMMKVYSEEEIEEVGDVEVEPIDFQFVDEIGSSCYYSAFEEMNSSETMEEGIIYGDEPSMLSEAMRRMNYERKFSASLYAFNGITECLKLKLKSGVMQREGCEQISRLRNACKRNRNNEEEEEKKIHKKDSEYSSESPSETGPSPETGSSSSTISDETTYDSELSLWSSIDLPPICAFFA